In Thermococcus camini, a genomic segment contains:
- a CDS encoding glycosyltransferase family 4 protein has product MRIALVSDWYYPKIGGVASHMHHLALKLRERGHDVAIVTNDRRTGKEEELKAKGIELVKIPGVISPVLEVNLSYSLKSTGELNEFLEGFDVIHSHHAFTPLALKAAKAGRELGKATLLTTHSISFSHESRLWQALGLTFPLFSRYLKYPHEIIAVSRAAEAFIRHFTDAPVRVIPNGVDDDLFSPLSEGEKERLKEELGIEGDAVLYVSRMSPRKGPHVLLNAFSGIDNATLVMAGSGEMLPFLRAQAKFLGIEDRVRFLGYVDGSLLPRLFGMADVFVLPSTTAEAFGIVILEAMAAGVPVVATDVGGIPEIIRNSESGLLVSPGNELELRNAIQKLLLDEELRRWFGSNGRRAVEERYSWKKVTEGIEKAYENVMQNL; this is encoded by the coding sequence GTGAGGATAGCACTGGTGAGCGACTGGTACTACCCCAAGATAGGCGGCGTTGCGAGTCACATGCACCACCTGGCCCTAAAGCTCAGGGAGAGGGGACACGATGTTGCCATTGTTACCAACGACAGGAGAACGGGGAAGGAAGAAGAGCTGAAGGCGAAAGGAATCGAGCTCGTAAAAATCCCTGGAGTCATCAGCCCGGTCCTTGAGGTGAACCTCTCATACAGCCTGAAATCCACAGGGGAGCTCAACGAGTTCCTGGAGGGCTTCGACGTTATTCACTCCCACCACGCGTTCACACCGCTGGCCCTGAAGGCCGCGAAGGCGGGCAGGGAGCTGGGGAAGGCGACTTTGCTCACAACCCACAGCATCTCATTTTCCCACGAGTCCCGCCTCTGGCAGGCTCTCGGCCTGACGTTCCCACTCTTCAGCAGGTACCTGAAGTACCCCCACGAGATAATAGCCGTCAGCAGGGCGGCGGAGGCGTTCATAAGGCACTTCACGGACGCTCCCGTGAGGGTCATTCCAAACGGTGTGGACGACGACCTTTTCAGTCCCCTGAGCGAGGGTGAAAAGGAGCGCCTTAAGGAGGAGCTCGGCATCGAGGGAGACGCTGTCCTCTACGTGAGCAGGATGTCGCCGAGAAAGGGCCCCCACGTTCTCCTAAACGCCTTCTCGGGAATAGACAACGCGACGCTCGTCATGGCGGGCTCCGGAGAGATGCTCCCGTTCCTGAGGGCACAGGCGAAGTTTCTGGGGATAGAGGATAGAGTTCGCTTCCTGGGCTACGTCGATGGCTCCCTCCTTCCGAGGCTCTTCGGTATGGCAGATGTTTTCGTCCTCCCCTCCACCACGGCGGAGGCGTTCGGGATAGTCATCCTCGAGGCCATGGCCGCGGGGGTTCCCGTGGTCGCCACGGACGTTGGAGGAATCCCTGAGATAATCAGGAACAGCGAGAGCGGGCTTTTGGTTTCCCCGGGCAACGAGCTCGAGCTGAGAAACGCGATTCAAAAGCTCCTCCTTGACGAGGAACTCAGAAGATGGTTTGGAAGCAACGGCAGAAGGGCCGTCGAGGAGCGCTACTCATGGAAAAAGGTCACCGAGGGCATAGAAAAGGCTTATGAGAACGTGATGCAAAACCTGTAG
- a CDS encoding UbiA prenyltransferase family protein, which produces MLRAVIRNARILDGRAFIGMGLLGLAFSVKNLSDVTRVPVFLISLVLYVAYAFAINNCFDADTDSINPRKRKKNPIASGELSFRAGAASSIAMALLGLMLASVLGTGELAVYASMILLATVYSAPPRLKARPVMDILSHGVFFGVLPFLYGAYLDGSVTTEEWSIAAAVFLYSLALELRNHLEDYESDLKAGLRTTPIVIGRKLSETLVAVFSAGAVGLALAGAQPSLGLLGITIYGLRTNYRLIDTAMVAILLLRASGVV; this is translated from the coding sequence ATGCTCCGTGCGGTTATCAGAAACGCTCGAATCCTCGATGGGAGGGCATTCATAGGCATGGGACTCCTGGGTCTCGCGTTCAGTGTTAAAAACCTCTCCGATGTCACTCGTGTGCCCGTGTTCCTGATTTCACTCGTCCTCTACGTGGCCTATGCCTTCGCGATAAACAACTGCTTCGACGCGGATACCGACTCAATAAACCCGAGGAAGAGGAAGAAAAACCCCATAGCCAGCGGTGAGCTGAGCTTCAGGGCGGGGGCTGCCTCTTCCATAGCTATGGCACTGCTCGGGCTGATGCTGGCCAGCGTCCTCGGAACAGGGGAGCTGGCCGTGTACGCATCGATGATTTTACTGGCGACTGTCTATTCGGCCCCGCCGAGGCTCAAGGCGCGGCCGGTGATGGATATTCTCTCTCACGGGGTCTTCTTTGGAGTCCTGCCCTTCCTCTACGGGGCCTACCTCGACGGCTCGGTCACAACGGAGGAGTGGAGCATCGCCGCCGCGGTGTTCCTCTACTCCCTGGCCCTCGAGCTCAGGAACCACCTGGAGGACTACGAAAGCGACCTTAAAGCTGGTCTCAGGACGACGCCGATAGTTATCGGCAGGAAGCTCTCTGAGACCCTCGTTGCCGTCTTTTCGGCGGGGGCTGTAGGTTTAGCCCTCGCGGGGGCACAGCCCAGCCTGGGTCTCCTTGGAATCACCATCTACGGTCTCCGCACCAATTACAGGCTCATTGACACCGCGATGGTTGCAATCCTGCTCCTCAGGGCATCAGGGGTGGTTTGA
- a CDS encoding creatininase family protein, whose amino-acid sequence MRLEELTWPDFEEVKRRVGTVVIPVGSVEAHGKHLPLGTDVFAPVEIARRVEERLRRRGVEVLTAPPVWYGHTFVLDVYPGTINVSGDAFKAYVREIMREFAAEGFRRIVLLNGHGGNYPPLVLAAEEVSEEFPGVEIWLINWWIDFREDILSICSSQGHAGQDETSVMLAVRPELVKMENARGGRRSSRVRVIRKDIGKELFPDGVNDDPSLATAEKGEAILSVVSEKIARLLVGE is encoded by the coding sequence ATGAGGCTCGAAGAACTCACCTGGCCGGATTTTGAGGAGGTTAAACGACGGGTTGGTACAGTTGTTATTCCCGTTGGGAGCGTTGAAGCCCACGGCAAGCATTTGCCCCTCGGAACAGATGTCTTTGCCCCAGTGGAGATAGCAAGACGGGTCGAGGAGAGGCTCCGCCGGCGGGGCGTTGAAGTTCTCACGGCCCCACCCGTGTGGTACGGGCATACATTCGTTCTCGACGTATATCCCGGAACCATAAACGTGAGTGGGGACGCATTCAAGGCCTACGTACGCGAGATAATGCGAGAGTTCGCCGCCGAGGGCTTTCGGAGGATAGTTCTCCTCAATGGACACGGCGGCAACTACCCGCCGCTGGTTCTGGCGGCGGAAGAGGTCTCGGAGGAGTTCCCAGGGGTCGAAATCTGGCTCATAAATTGGTGGATAGACTTCAGAGAGGACATCCTGAGCATATGCTCCAGCCAGGGTCACGCCGGTCAGGACGAGACGTCAGTGATGCTCGCGGTAAGGCCCGAACTCGTGAAGATGGAAAACGCCCGTGGGGGGAGGAGGAGCTCAAGGGTAAGGGTAATCCGGAAGGACATCGGGAAGGAGCTGTTTCCGGATGGAGTGAACGACGACCCATCCCTTGCGACGGCCGAGAAGGGCGAGGCGATTTTGAGCGTTGTGAGCGAGAAGATAGCCCGCCTGCTGGTGGGTGAATGA